One segment of Clarias gariepinus isolate MV-2021 ecotype Netherlands chromosome 6, CGAR_prim_01v2, whole genome shotgun sequence DNA contains the following:
- the krt18b gene encoding keratin, type I cytoskeletal 18b, which yields MSYRSTSYSFTRSAPMPNRAVSIYGGAGGHGFRISSASTHSGLRSAPLGSSISSSSAFKVSSGLGAGAGTGVSLSSGPTTVMGDEKGQMQNLNDRLASYLETVRRLEKENAMLENKIKEAMEKAGPDTRDYSKYKAILDDLRRKIFESTLDNGRLVLQIDNARLAADDFRVKFENELSIRQSVEADIAGLKKVIDDTNIGRMNTEGELEALKEELLFLKKNHDDEVTEMRNHIAQSGVQVDVDAPKGQDLALVMEEMRANYEKMAMKDAEELKMWHENQIADVQVQVSQNTEALQGAQMEMNDLRRQIQTLEIELASQQSLKASLEDTLRNTDLRFNGEMEKYNNILMQLEAELAHLRAKITEQGQEYQTLLNMKMKLEAEIATYKTLLDGEDLNLQDALE from the exons ATGAGCTACCGCTCAACCTCCTACTCCTTCACCCGCTCTGCACCCATGCCGAACCGCGCCGTCAGCATCTACGGAGGAGCAGGAGGTCATGGCTTCCGAATCTCCTCAGCCTCGACCCACTCCGGCCTGCGTTCTGCACCTCTCGGCTCGtccatctcctcctcctccgccttTAAGGTGAGTTCGGGCCTGGGTGCAGGAGCAGGAACCGGGGTGAGCTTGAGTTCCGGACCTACAACCGTCATGGGAGATGAGAAGGGTCAGATGCAGAACCTGAACGATCGTCTGGCCTCATACCTGGAGACGGTACGCAGGCTGGAGAAGGAAAACGCCATGCTGGAGAACAAGATCAAAGAGGCCATGGAGAAAGCTGGACCGGATACGCGTGACTACAGCAAGTACAAGGCCATCCTGGATGATCTGAGGAGAAAG ATATTCGAATCCACGCTGGATAACGGCCGTCTGGTCCTGCAGATCGACAACGCCCGTCTGGCTGCAGATGATTTCAGAGTCAA GTTTGAGAACGAGCTGTCCATCAGACAGTCCGTGGAAGCCGATATCGCCGGCCTGAAGAAAGTCATCGACGACACAAACATCGGCCGTATGAACACTGAGGGCGAGCTGGAGGCCTTGAAGGAGGAGCTGCTGTTCCTCAAGAAGAACCACGATGAT gaagtgacgGAGATGCGTAATCACATCGCTCAGTCGGGCGTGCAGGTGGACGTAGACGCTCCGAAGGGACAGGACCTCGCTTTGGtcatggaggagatgagagcgAATTACGAGAAGATGGCGATGAAGGACGCTGAGGAGCTCAAAATGTGGCACGAAAACCAG atagcAGATGTCCAGGTTCAAGTATCGCAGAACACAGAAGCATTACAAGGAGCTCAGATGGAGATGAACGACCTGAGAAGACAAATTCAGACGCTGGAGATCGAACTAGCGTCACAGCAAAGCCTG AAAGCGTCTCTGGAGGACACGCTGAGGAACACCGACCTGCGCTTTAACGGTGAGATGGAGAAGTATAACAACATCCTCATGCAGCTAGAGGCAGAACTGGCACATCTCAGGGCAAAGATCACCGAGCAGGGGCAGGAGTACCAGACTCTCCTCAACATGAAGATGAAACTTGAGGCAGAAATCGCAACCTACAAGACCCTGCTGGACGGAGAAGATTTAAA CCTACAGGATGCTCTGGAGTAA
- the si:dkey-195m11.8 gene encoding fidgetin isoform X2, with protein sequence MHWSSEWAEQHYDITSTTSPPAHPKPVSYPQPTHPTFSGYSDDIGALSASTLLKRYAERYSFSPVYPEPGAFRRTDPTQDAWSIGYNPEGIDGIKGSLASASNLSEQFSNGTISQDYTSTYSGSHLYPRPTYLHQPAFALPPTYPPPAPVYTYPPGLTTPSSPSLLTPLSSGLQTAHGAQALKRPEEFQEHKTFGFDQNKSTRLSSYTARENTEQPISNGIPSSGTDLQPFRPDRLPSQPDMKVDLVRKSSYLQSSEAASYGAEQYTYP encoded by the coding sequence ATGCACTGGTCGTCTGAGTGGGCAGAGCAACATTATGACATCACGTCCACCACCTCACCTCCTGCCCACCCTAAGCCAGTTTCATACCCACAGCCCACTCATCCCACTTTCTCTGGGTATTCCGATGACATTGGCGCCCTCAGTGCCTCCACCCTGCTGAAGCGCTATGCCGAAAGGTATTCCTTCAGCCCGGTCTACCCAGAGCCTGGAGCCTTCCGGAGGACTGATCCCACCCAGGATGCCTGGTCTATCGGCTATAACCCAGAAGGGATAGATGGAATAAAAGGTTCTTTAGCAAGTGCAAGTAATCTTTCGGAGCAATTCAGTAATGGCACCATATCTCAGGATTATACCTCTACCTACAGCGGCTCACACTTGTACCCCCGACCCACTTACTTGCACCAGCCAGCTTTTGCTTTACCACCAACCTACCCACCTCCTGCACCAGTCTATACCTATCCCCCGGGTCTAACCACCCCTAGTTCTCCTTCCCTTTTAACACCTCTGAGCAGTGGCCTCCAAACTGCTCATGGCGCTCAGGCTCTGAAACGACCCGAGGAGTTCCAAGAACATAAGACTTTTGGATTCGACCAAAACAAAAGCACCAGATTGTCATCCTATACAGCCAGGGAAAACACAGAGCAGCCTATCAGCAACGGCATCCCAAGCAGTGGTACAGATCTTCAGCCCTTCAGGCCAGACAGGCTTCCCTCGCAGCCAGACATGAAGGTAGACCTGGTGAGGAAGAGTAGTTATTTACAGTCATCAGAGGCAGCGTCTTATGGTGCTGAGCAGTACACCTACCCCTGA
- the si:dkey-195m11.8 gene encoding fidgetin isoform X1, which produces MNIISTSFFLLDVVKMHWSSEWAEQHYDITSTTSPPAHPKPVSYPQPTHPTFSGYSDDIGALSASTLLKRYAERYSFSPVYPEPGAFRRTDPTQDAWSIGYNPEGIDGIKGSLASASNLSEQFSNGTISQDYTSTYSGSHLYPRPTYLHQPAFALPPTYPPPAPVYTYPPGLTTPSSPSLLTPLSSGLQTAHGAQALKRPEEFQEHKTFGFDQNKSTRLSSYTARENTEQPISNGIPSSGTDLQPFRPDRLPSQPDMKVDLVRKSSYLQSSEAASYGAEQYTYP; this is translated from the coding sequence ATGAATATAATTTCTACATCTTTCTTCCTGTTAGATGTGGTAAAGATGCACTGGTCGTCTGAGTGGGCAGAGCAACATTATGACATCACGTCCACCACCTCACCTCCTGCCCACCCTAAGCCAGTTTCATACCCACAGCCCACTCATCCCACTTTCTCTGGGTATTCCGATGACATTGGCGCCCTCAGTGCCTCCACCCTGCTGAAGCGCTATGCCGAAAGGTATTCCTTCAGCCCGGTCTACCCAGAGCCTGGAGCCTTCCGGAGGACTGATCCCACCCAGGATGCCTGGTCTATCGGCTATAACCCAGAAGGGATAGATGGAATAAAAGGTTCTTTAGCAAGTGCAAGTAATCTTTCGGAGCAATTCAGTAATGGCACCATATCTCAGGATTATACCTCTACCTACAGCGGCTCACACTTGTACCCCCGACCCACTTACTTGCACCAGCCAGCTTTTGCTTTACCACCAACCTACCCACCTCCTGCACCAGTCTATACCTATCCCCCGGGTCTAACCACCCCTAGTTCTCCTTCCCTTTTAACACCTCTGAGCAGTGGCCTCCAAACTGCTCATGGCGCTCAGGCTCTGAAACGACCCGAGGAGTTCCAAGAACATAAGACTTTTGGATTCGACCAAAACAAAAGCACCAGATTGTCATCCTATACAGCCAGGGAAAACACAGAGCAGCCTATCAGCAACGGCATCCCAAGCAGTGGTACAGATCTTCAGCCCTTCAGGCCAGACAGGCTTCCCTCGCAGCCAGACATGAAGGTAGACCTGGTGAGGAAGAGTAGTTATTTACAGTCATCAGAGGCAGCGTCTTATGGTGCTGAGCAGTACACCTACCCCTGA